The genomic interval TTCCCCCATCGAGCCTTAGATGGGCGCCCGAACGTCTGCCATGGCCAGAGACATGCGGAGCATTGCCGCCGGCGACACAAACAAAACAACACAAGTTCTGGTCGGGGCTATAAGCTCAATATTTGATGAATTGATTAAGAAAGAATGATGATATGTGACATGTGATAGTTACATATGCGCACAACTGTCTGGTATCTACGAATATCCACGCCAAAATGCAATCCAATATCGATCGATCGACCTATTACACCAGGGCTTTCACACGGGCCCACAGCCTCTGCCTCTTGCTCTTGGTATTGCTCCGGCGGCTGCGAATGAGAGGGACGTATTAGACACAATTACAAATTCctgaggggggaggggggtttGCATCGAGATACGGATGCCAACCACTTACAGTTCCTTTTGCGACTGCGCTTCTTCCTTTTGCGGTTGCTTTTCTGACGTTGTCGCAGGAGCAGTTACAGCCTCTTTCGTTGCAACCTCAGTCGGGGCCTCAGCCGCAGCAGCAGTCGTACCATTGCCGCCGCCGATGCCAACGGTGAGAAGCTTCGGGTTGGAGTCGAACAGCGAACCGGACTGGTCGGTGCCGTTTGACGAGCTGACATCGTCGTAGGGGAACGCGTAGCCGCGGCCGTCAGGGCTGACCTCGTGACAAATGCGCGAGTAGTGGTTCGTCCGGACGTCCTTGTAGTAGTTGGCTACGCTTTCCCCCTCGGGCTGCCGGTCATTGATGAGCAGTGTCGACCGGTTAAAGGCCGCCGCGATGCGGGCGCCGATGGCCCCCATCTCAGCCTGGTTATTGGGGTACCCGCCAAACGGCCCCGTGCTGCAGCTGAAGATGTCGCGGGCGGCGGGCTGGGCAAAGGAGCCGACGGAGCCGAACGTCAGGAGATTATCGGAGCCCACGCGGCCCTTGACGTCGCCCCATTCGGCCTGCGTGTTGACGGTGAGGTCGGCGGAGCGGTACTTGTCCCACACGGCGTCCACGTAGGGCTGGTAGTACCCGTTGAAGAGGTTTTGGTTCATGACGATACCCGAGTTGGGGCTCAGGGCGCGCAGGTTGGCGGACCCGTCCGCCGTGCGCACGACGAGGTTGCTCCAGCCCGCGCCGTCGGCGGCATCTTGCGCCTTGAGCTTGTCGCAGATGATGTCGAGGGCGTTGCTCGGGAACCCTGGCACGTTGGTGACGGTGCCGGCGTCGTTCTCGAGCGTCAGGGACACGGGGATGCTGACAAAGTCGACGTACGAGATG from Colletotrichum lupini chromosome 2, complete sequence carries:
- a CDS encoding glucanase B, yielding MARSTLDIVLQNNTGSANAYAYVTGLDLNRNNAVFLLQADGVTGYYPSSPSDILQDVGADTAIPLGAPGSTKKLTIPQIAGGRIWFSRDGPLKFFLNPGPAVVEPSATNPADPNYNLNWGFCEFTFNSFQVYVNISYVDFVSIPVSLTLENDAGTVTNVPGFPSNALDIICDKLKAQDAADGAGWSNLVVRTADGSANLRALSPNSGIVMNQNLFNGYYQPYVDAVWDKYRSADLTVNTQAEWGDVKGRVGSDNLLTFGSVGSFAQPAARDIFSCSTGPFGGYPNNQAEMGAIGARIAAAFNRSTLLINDRQPEGESVANYYKDVRTNHYSRICHEVSPDGRGYAFPYDDVSSSNGTDQSGSLFDSNPKLLTVGIGGGNGTTAAAAEAPTEVATKEAVTAPATTSEKQPQKEEAQSQKELRRSNTKSKRQRLWARVKALV